The following proteins are co-located in the Legionella busanensis genome:
- a CDS encoding phosphoribosylaminoimidazolesuccinocarboxamide synthase → MNSTDMKDNYRKKIRAAITYCLNKTNFSLGIRQEGKVRDTYDLGDKVLLVTTDRLTAFDRPLALIPYKGQVLNLTSAWWFEQTSSVVPNHLLAVPDPNVVIAKKCKVFPIEFVVRGYITGTTNTSLWTQYQQGVREYCGIRFPEGLKKNQKLETPVLTPTTKEKVHDRPISPQEIITEGWMTKEDWEEASALAIKLFERGVELAKQQNLILVDTKYEFGRDDKGNIIVVDEIHTPDSSRYWLANSYEQCLAEGREPENIDKEFLRLWFSKNCDPYKDEQLPQAPIELVEELSARYIKLYEMITGQKFSFAVQDEPIEERILRSIKDYMG, encoded by the coding sequence ATGAATTCTACAGATATGAAGGATAATTATCGGAAAAAGATCAGAGCCGCAATAACATATTGTCTAAATAAAACTAATTTTTCATTAGGAATTAGACAAGAAGGAAAGGTACGAGATACTTATGATTTAGGTGACAAAGTATTGCTTGTTACTACCGATAGATTAACAGCTTTTGATAGACCTTTAGCCTTAATCCCTTATAAGGGACAGGTGCTGAATTTAACGAGTGCTTGGTGGTTTGAGCAAACTTCCTCAGTGGTACCTAATCATCTTTTAGCTGTACCTGATCCAAATGTAGTTATTGCTAAAAAGTGTAAGGTATTTCCAATTGAATTTGTTGTTAGAGGCTATATTACCGGCACTACAAACACATCCTTATGGACGCAATATCAACAAGGTGTACGAGAATATTGCGGAATTAGATTCCCTGAGGGCCTTAAAAAAAATCAAAAATTAGAAACTCCTGTTTTAACGCCAACTACGAAAGAAAAAGTTCATGATCGCCCAATTTCTCCTCAGGAAATCATTACTGAAGGTTGGATGACGAAAGAGGATTGGGAAGAAGCAAGTGCACTGGCAATTAAATTATTTGAGCGTGGTGTTGAACTTGCCAAGCAGCAAAATTTAATTCTTGTAGATACAAAATATGAATTTGGTCGGGATGATAAAGGCAATATTATTGTTGTTGATGAAATACATACGCCTGATTCAAGCCGCTACTGGCTTGCTAATAGTTATGAGCAATGTTTGGCTGAAGGTAGAGAGCCGGAAAATATTGATAAAGAATTTTTAAGGCTATGGTTTTCTAAAAATTGTGATCCTTATAAGGATGAGCAGTTGCCGCAAGCACCTATTGAATTAGTTGAAGAGCTTTCAGCTCGATACATAAAACTTTATGAAATGATTACAGGACAAAAATTTAGCTTTGCAGTGCAAGATGAGCCTATCGAAGAGCGCATTTTACGTAGTATAAAAGATTATATGGGTTAG